The proteins below are encoded in one region of Arthrobacter sp. CJ23:
- a CDS encoding phosphoadenylyl-sulfate reductase, giving the protein MTDPQTLADPASAAARPALRSHEELKALAEAGAAELGWNAPARDVIAWVARNFELPAVTVACSMADAVLPALVADQLPGVDVLFLETGYHFKETYETRDEVAANLRVNVVDVLPENTVEQQDRLLGKDLFARDPAQCCALRKVQPLRRSLGGYEVWFTGVRRDEAPTRTNTPVVTWDEGFGLVKVNPMVDWTFDQLVEYSEDNILPVNPLLSQGYPSIGCQPCTRKVAPGEDPRAGRWAGSDKTECGLHT; this is encoded by the coding sequence ATGACCGATCCCCAGACACTCGCTGATCCCGCAAGTGCGGCAGCACGGCCCGCCCTTCGGTCACACGAAGAGCTCAAGGCACTGGCCGAAGCCGGCGCCGCGGAGCTCGGCTGGAACGCTCCCGCCCGGGACGTCATCGCCTGGGTGGCTCGCAACTTTGAGCTGCCCGCGGTGACGGTGGCCTGCTCCATGGCCGACGCCGTCCTGCCAGCTTTGGTCGCGGACCAGCTTCCCGGCGTCGACGTCTTGTTCCTGGAGACCGGCTACCACTTCAAGGAAACGTACGAGACCCGCGACGAAGTTGCGGCGAACCTGCGCGTCAACGTAGTGGACGTCCTTCCCGAGAACACCGTGGAACAGCAGGACCGCCTGCTGGGCAAGGACTTGTTCGCCCGCGACCCAGCCCAGTGCTGCGCCCTCCGGAAGGTCCAGCCCCTGCGCCGCTCCCTTGGCGGCTATGAGGTGTGGTTCACCGGTGTCCGACGCGACGAGGCGCCCACCCGCACGAACACGCCGGTGGTCACCTGGGACGAGGGCTTCGGCCTGGTCAAGGTGAACCCGATGGTCGACTGGACCTTCGACCAGCTGGTCGAGTACTCCGAGGACAACATCCTTCCCGTCAACCCACTCCTGAGCCAGGGCTACCCGTCCATCGGTTGCCAGCCCTGCACCCGCAAGGTGGCCCCGGGTGAAGACCCCCGCGCCGGCCGCTGGGCAGGATCCGACAAGACAGAATGCGGACTACACACATGA
- a CDS encoding nitrite/sulfite reductase: MTDTAVAGPSTDAAVPARPARSARPAAKPHGQWKVDGTAPLNGNETWKQEDNGLNVRERIESVYSKHGFDSIDGTDLHGRFRWWGLYTQRKPGIDGGKTATLEPHELEDKYFMLRVRIDGGALTTEQLRVIGQISVDFARGSADLTDRQNIQLHWIRVEDVPEIWRRLEAVNLSTTEACGDVPRVILGSPVAGIAKDEIIDPTPLIHELAERFIGDPELANLPRKYKTAITGHPSQDVVHEINDFALVGVVHPELGAGYDLWVGGGLSTNPRLAERLGVFVSAEVAAEVWLGVTSIFRDYGYRRMRTKARLKFLMNDWGPAKFRQILEDEYLGFKLPDGPAAPKPTAPGDHIGIHEQKDGKFFIGVTPTVGRTSGEALVQLADTLEAHGSYRLRTTPHQKLVILDVAKEQVEPLVAKLDTLGLSARPSLFRRGTIACTGIEFCKLAIVETKVTAATAIAELETRLADLVETKQLPQALSLHINGCPNSCARIQTADIGLKGMMLPTPDGDPTPGFQVHLGGGLANVEREEAGLGRTVRGLKVTVEDLPDYVERVVRKFVAVGAEGQTFAEWALSADEGDLQ, encoded by the coding sequence ATGACAGATACAGCTGTAGCCGGACCGTCCACGGACGCCGCAGTCCCCGCGCGCCCGGCACGATCCGCACGCCCTGCCGCGAAACCCCACGGCCAGTGGAAGGTCGACGGCACCGCGCCGCTCAACGGCAACGAAACCTGGAAGCAGGAAGACAACGGGCTGAACGTCCGCGAGCGCATCGAGTCTGTCTACTCAAAGCACGGCTTCGACTCGATCGACGGCACCGACCTGCACGGCCGCTTCCGCTGGTGGGGCCTCTACACCCAGCGCAAGCCCGGGATCGACGGCGGCAAGACCGCCACGCTTGAGCCGCACGAGCTCGAGGACAAGTACTTCATGCTGCGCGTCCGCATCGACGGCGGCGCGCTCACCACCGAGCAGCTGCGCGTCATCGGCCAGATCTCCGTGGACTTCGCCCGCGGCAGCGCCGACCTCACGGACCGCCAGAACATCCAGCTGCACTGGATCCGCGTGGAGGACGTGCCCGAAATCTGGCGCCGCCTCGAAGCCGTCAACCTCTCCACCACCGAGGCCTGCGGCGACGTTCCCCGCGTCATCCTCGGCTCCCCGGTGGCCGGCATCGCCAAGGACGAGATCATCGACCCCACGCCGCTCATCCACGAGCTGGCCGAGCGGTTCATCGGTGACCCGGAGCTGGCCAACCTGCCGCGCAAGTACAAGACCGCCATCACCGGCCACCCGTCCCAGGACGTGGTCCACGAGATCAACGACTTCGCCCTGGTGGGCGTGGTCCACCCCGAACTCGGTGCCGGCTACGACCTCTGGGTGGGCGGCGGCCTGTCCACCAACCCGCGCCTGGCCGAACGCCTGGGCGTGTTCGTCTCCGCCGAGGTCGCGGCCGAAGTGTGGCTCGGCGTCACGAGCATCTTCCGTGACTACGGCTACCGCCGCATGCGCACCAAGGCACGCCTGAAGTTCCTCATGAACGACTGGGGCCCCGCCAAGTTCCGCCAGATCCTTGAAGACGAGTACCTCGGCTTCAAGCTCCCGGACGGCCCGGCCGCGCCGAAGCCCACGGCTCCCGGCGACCACATCGGCATCCACGAGCAGAAGGACGGCAAGTTCTTCATCGGCGTGACCCCCACGGTGGGCCGCACGTCCGGTGAAGCCTTGGTCCAGCTGGCCGATACCCTCGAGGCCCACGGCTCCTACCGCCTGCGCACCACCCCGCACCAGAAGCTCGTCATCCTGGACGTGGCCAAGGAGCAGGTGGAGCCCCTGGTGGCCAAGCTGGACACCCTGGGTCTGTCCGCCCGCCCCTCGTTGTTCCGCCGCGGAACCATCGCGTGCACGGGCATCGAGTTCTGCAAGCTGGCTATCGTGGAAACCAAGGTCACCGCCGCCACGGCCATCGCCGAGCTGGAGACGCGCCTGGCCGACCTCGTCGAAACCAAGCAGCTGCCGCAGGCACTGTCCCTGCACATCAACGGCTGCCCCAACTCCTGCGCCCGCATCCAGACCGCGGACATCGGCCTCAAGGGCATGATGCTGCCAACGCCCGACGGCGATCCCACCCCCGGTTTCCAGGTCCACCTGGGCGGCGGGCTGGCCAACGTCGAGCGCGAGGAAGCCGGCCTGGGACGCACCGTCCGCGGCCTCAAGGTCACGGTGGAAGACCTGCCCGACTACGTGGAGCGTGTGGTCCGCAAGTTCGTCGCCGTTGGCGCCGAGGGCCAGACCTTCGCCGAGTGGGCACTCTCCGCAGACGAAGGGGACCTGCAATGA
- a CDS encoding sirohydrochlorin chelatase, which produces MNSPVLIACAHGTRNAEGQAAIRQVLADIQSLRPGLQVLEAYVDVQEPELSAVVAGLPEGTPAVVVPLLLSTGFHVKVDVPKAIKSRPEVTAAPPLGPDPRLAELLAAQLRAAGLEENDGVLLAAAGSSLPDGSVDSEEQARQLAELLPNKVRVAYGASAEPNVPDGVAALRAELAEDGGTGRVLVSSYLLATGYFHDQLFKAGADIVTAPLLPSMVLAEIALERYDAVLGGAD; this is translated from the coding sequence ATGAACAGCCCCGTCTTGATCGCCTGTGCCCACGGAACCCGGAACGCCGAAGGCCAGGCCGCCATCCGCCAGGTCCTCGCCGACATCCAGTCCCTGCGCCCCGGCCTGCAGGTCCTGGAGGCCTATGTGGACGTGCAGGAGCCCGAGCTCTCGGCCGTGGTGGCCGGACTCCCGGAAGGCACGCCCGCCGTGGTGGTTCCGCTCCTGCTGAGCACCGGCTTCCACGTCAAGGTGGACGTCCCCAAGGCCATCAAGTCCCGCCCCGAGGTGACCGCGGCGCCGCCCCTCGGCCCGGACCCGCGCCTCGCGGAACTGCTGGCCGCGCAGCTGCGCGCCGCCGGGCTGGAAGAGAACGACGGCGTGCTGCTCGCCGCCGCCGGCTCGTCCCTGCCGGACGGCTCCGTCGACTCCGAGGAACAGGCCCGCCAGCTCGCGGAGCTGCTCCCCAACAAGGTGCGCGTCGCCTATGGGGCCAGTGCCGAACCCAACGTGCCCGACGGCGTAGCGGCCCTGCGTGCCGAACTCGCCGAGGACGGGGGGACCGGGCGCGTGCTGGTGTCCTCGTACCTGCTCGCCACCGGCTATTTCCACGACCAGCTGTTCAAGGCCGGCGCAGACATTGTGACGGCCCCGCTGCTGCCTTCCATGGTGCTCGCGGAGATCGCGCTGGAGCGCTACGACGCCGTGCTGGGCGGGGCCGACTGA
- a CDS encoding trimeric intracellular cation channel family protein, with the protein MFPFDAVLVWLDLAGVFFFAVSGSLLAARKQFDFIGSILLACMVSLGGGVIRDIIIGAGPPVAFTNPVYLIPPLLAAVLVYFLFSNVQRYTSLLTLFDAGGLALFCITGTLKALTAGMNPVAAILLGVTTAVGGGLLRDITANEVPGLFDARDIYALPALTGAGLTALLWQLGIFSGLAAGLVAAVVFAFRVTAWRRGWRVPLAVRGWHRAGGVSGAAAGGESRGRD; encoded by the coding sequence TTGTTCCCTTTTGACGCTGTGCTCGTCTGGCTGGACCTCGCCGGGGTGTTCTTCTTCGCTGTCTCCGGGTCCCTGCTCGCTGCTCGGAAGCAGTTCGACTTCATCGGCTCCATCCTGCTGGCCTGCATGGTCTCGCTGGGCGGCGGCGTGATCCGCGACATCATCATCGGTGCCGGCCCGCCCGTGGCCTTCACCAACCCGGTCTATCTGATCCCTCCCCTGCTGGCCGCCGTGCTGGTCTACTTCCTCTTTTCCAACGTGCAGCGCTACACCTCGTTGCTGACCCTGTTCGACGCCGGCGGGCTGGCCCTGTTCTGCATCACGGGCACGCTCAAGGCCCTCACTGCGGGCATGAACCCGGTCGCCGCCATCCTGCTGGGGGTCACCACGGCGGTGGGCGGCGGCCTGCTGCGGGACATCACGGCCAACGAAGTTCCGGGGCTGTTCGACGCCCGCGACATCTACGCGCTCCCGGCCTTGACCGGGGCCGGGCTGACCGCCCTTCTGTGGCAACTGGGCATCTTCAGCGGCCTGGCCGCGGGACTCGTGGCCGCGGTGGTTTTCGCCTTCCGGGTGACCGCGTGGCGCCGGGGCTGGCGCGTGCCCCTGGCGGTGCGCGGCTGGCACCGTGCCGGGGGCGTTTCGGGTGCAGCTGCGGGCGGGGAATCGCGCGGCCGCGATTAG
- a CDS encoding type IV toxin-antitoxin system AbiEi family antitoxin domain-containing protein: MDISSFLARRGGVARRSTLLAAGITKADIESALSAGKVLRLRRGIYAVPGGARDIRHAQSCNALLTCVSGAPHYGLWTLNPAAGLHLSAGHKPVPEDSTRHGPCRHPRHPWLPVAGLADVLIHALHCLPELEALVMVQAAISQGNISQGFLAGKLQGNRNGAARGILDLVIPRTDSLLEVLAHTHFVRAGLKVCMHVELNGVGEVDCVVEDCLAVELDGGTHLEPRQAKKDQRRNNATLKGGRLPLRYYYDDVVHHPERMAAEVLGVLELRRSGAFDAR; the protein is encoded by the coding sequence ATGGACATCTCCTCATTCCTTGCCAGACGCGGCGGTGTGGCCAGACGCAGCACCCTACTGGCCGCCGGGATCACCAAGGCGGACATCGAATCGGCCTTGAGCGCGGGCAAGGTCCTTAGGCTGCGCCGCGGCATCTACGCCGTGCCGGGGGGAGCGAGGGACATCAGGCACGCCCAAAGCTGCAATGCGCTGCTGACGTGCGTCTCGGGGGCGCCCCACTACGGGCTATGGACCTTGAACCCCGCGGCCGGGCTGCACCTTAGCGCCGGCCACAAGCCCGTCCCGGAAGATTCCACCAGGCATGGTCCTTGCCGCCATCCCCGTCATCCTTGGTTGCCTGTGGCAGGGCTTGCGGACGTCTTGATTCATGCGCTGCATTGCCTGCCGGAGCTTGAGGCCCTGGTGATGGTGCAGGCCGCCATCAGCCAAGGCAACATCAGCCAGGGATTTCTGGCCGGCAAGCTGCAGGGCAACCGCAACGGGGCGGCCAGAGGAATCCTCGATCTGGTCATTCCGCGGACCGACTCCCTCCTGGAAGTCCTGGCGCACACGCACTTCGTGCGGGCCGGGCTCAAGGTGTGCATGCACGTGGAGCTGAATGGCGTGGGGGAGGTGGACTGTGTGGTGGAGGACTGCCTGGCGGTGGAGCTGGACGGTGGCACCCACCTTGAGCCCCGGCAGGCCAAGAAGGACCAGCGCCGGAACAATGCCACGCTCAAGGGAGGGCGGCTCCCCTTGCGCTACTACTATGACGACGTCGTGCACCACCCGGAGCGCATGGCGGCCGAAGTCTTGGGGGTTCTGGAGTTACGGCGAAGTGGAGCCTTCGATGCAAGGTGA